In Longimicrobium sp., a genomic segment contains:
- a CDS encoding glutaminyl-peptide cyclotransferase, with protein sequence MSPRLLGAARPATLLAMGLLAFCSCKRAGGNQDPDKIPPVDQPPRPVAPVTAASVVRSYPHDTAAFTQGLLWHDGALYESTGREGRSTLRKAELETGKVLQRIDVPSPYFAEGLALFGGRLYQLTWQNQQGFIYGLDFRQQSTFAYQGEGWGLTTDGRSMILSDGSNQLRFLDPATWTVQRTLDVMDGTEYVNDINELEWVKGEVWANVWHTERIARIDPQTGKVKAWVELTGLLDAGQRPDPEAVPNGIAYDAEHDRLFVTGKLWPALFEITVPGVAGGGGAPAR encoded by the coding sequence ATGAGCCCGCGGCTCCTCGGCGCCGCGCGCCCCGCCACGCTGCTGGCGATGGGACTGCTGGCCTTCTGCTCCTGCAAGCGCGCGGGAGGAAACCAGGACCCGGACAAGATCCCCCCCGTGGACCAGCCTCCCCGGCCGGTGGCGCCCGTGACCGCCGCCAGCGTGGTGCGCAGCTACCCGCACGACACCGCGGCCTTTACCCAGGGGCTGCTCTGGCACGACGGCGCGCTGTACGAGAGCACCGGCCGCGAGGGCCGCTCCACCCTGCGCAAGGCGGAGCTGGAGACGGGGAAGGTGCTGCAGCGCATCGACGTCCCCTCGCCCTACTTCGCCGAGGGGCTCGCGCTCTTCGGCGGCCGTCTCTACCAGCTCACCTGGCAGAACCAGCAGGGGTTCATCTACGGCCTCGACTTCAGGCAGCAGAGCACCTTCGCCTACCAGGGCGAGGGGTGGGGGCTGACGACGGACGGCCGGTCGATGATCCTGAGCGACGGCTCCAACCAGCTCCGCTTCCTCGACCCGGCCACGTGGACGGTGCAGCGCACCCTCGACGTGATGGACGGCACCGAGTACGTCAACGACATCAACGAGCTGGAGTGGGTGAAGGGCGAGGTATGGGCCAACGTGTGGCACACCGAGCGCATCGCCCGCATCGACCCGCAGACGGGGAAGGTGAAGGCGTGGGTGGAGCTAACGGGCCTGCTCGACGCCGGGCAGCGGCCGGACCCCGAGGCGGTGCCCAACGGGATCGCTTACGACGCGGAGCACGACCGGCTGTTCGTCACCGGCAAGCTGTGGCCGGCGCTGTTCGAGATCACCGTGCCGGGGGTGGCCGGCGGGGGCGGGGCGCCGGCGCGATGA
- a CDS encoding PDZ domain-containing protein, producing MNRILPRAAVLLALAAMPAQAQQRRVEYEIAFPNAAHHEAQVTAVFRGVPQGRPLQLRMSVSSPGRYARHEFAKNVYDVRVTDASGRPLAVTRPNPQQWDVTPNGTTVRVAYTVFGDRTDGTYLGVDRTHAHLNMPATFMFARGMDEVPIRVVFRPQPGWRVATQLRPTADSTVFEAPNLQYFMDSPTEVGPVVFRTWTAEHGGKTYTWRIALHHLGTDAAADTFAEAARRIVAEEVAMWGAPAPYDFGTYTFIADYLPWASGDGMEHRNSTIVSSSRNIVDPAQRLGNLGTVSHEFFHSWNVERLRPRSLEPFDFERENMSGELWFAEGFTSYWDALFLRRAGLYTDDQYAGDISGDVNTVINAPGRRHFSAVEMSMQAPFVDAATSIDPVNRGNTFISYYTWGAALGLGLDLTLRQRFPGISLQDYMRAMWREFGQYQTPALAPQRPYTLADLRRVLGQVTHDTAFANDFFRRYVEGHEAVDYARLLAQAGFLVRKAQPGRPWLGAGLDTDEGAAVVVQPSVEGGSLYRAGIDRGDRILSVDGVPTPSADSLIVVLRGKAAGQTVRMEVEQRGVRHEMSVPLVENPAVEVVTYEKAGMTVTDAMRAFRRDWLGSKAGAR from the coding sequence ATGAACCGCATCCTTCCCCGCGCGGCCGTGCTCCTCGCGCTCGCCGCCATGCCCGCGCAGGCGCAGCAGCGGCGCGTCGAGTACGAGATCGCCTTCCCCAACGCCGCGCACCACGAGGCGCAGGTGACGGCCGTCTTCCGCGGCGTGCCGCAGGGGCGCCCGCTGCAGCTGCGGATGAGCGTCTCGTCGCCCGGCCGCTACGCGCGCCACGAGTTCGCCAAGAACGTCTACGACGTGCGCGTGACCGACGCGTCGGGCCGCCCGCTCGCCGTCACCCGTCCCAATCCCCAGCAGTGGGACGTGACGCCGAACGGGACCACCGTCCGCGTCGCCTACACCGTCTTCGGCGACCGCACGGACGGGACTTATCTCGGCGTCGACCGCACGCACGCCCATCTCAACATGCCCGCCACCTTCATGTTCGCGCGGGGGATGGACGAGGTGCCGATCCGCGTCGTCTTCCGCCCGCAGCCCGGCTGGCGCGTGGCCACGCAGCTGCGGCCGACGGCGGACTCGACCGTGTTCGAGGCGCCCAATCTCCAGTACTTCATGGACTCGCCCACGGAGGTCGGGCCCGTCGTCTTCCGCACCTGGACGGCGGAGCACGGGGGGAAGACGTACACCTGGCGCATCGCCCTGCATCACCTGGGGACGGACGCGGCCGCCGATACCTTCGCCGAGGCCGCGCGCCGCATCGTGGCGGAGGAGGTGGCGATGTGGGGCGCGCCGGCGCCGTACGACTTCGGCACCTACACCTTCATCGCCGACTACCTCCCCTGGGCCAGCGGCGACGGGATGGAGCACCGCAACTCCACCATCGTCTCCAGCAGCCGCAACATCGTGGACCCCGCGCAGCGGCTGGGGAACCTGGGGACGGTGTCGCACGAGTTCTTCCACTCGTGGAACGTGGAGCGGCTGCGCCCCCGGTCGCTGGAGCCGTTCGACTTCGAGCGCGAGAACATGAGCGGCGAGCTGTGGTTCGCCGAGGGCTTCACCAGCTACTGGGACGCGCTCTTCCTCCGCCGCGCCGGGCTCTACACCGACGACCAGTACGCCGGCGACATCTCGGGCGACGTCAACACGGTCATCAACGCGCCCGGCCGCCGCCACTTCAGTGCGGTGGAGATGAGCATGCAGGCGCCGTTCGTCGACGCGGCCACCTCGATCGACCCGGTGAATCGCGGCAACACCTTCATCTCCTACTACACCTGGGGCGCCGCGCTCGGGCTGGGGCTGGACCTGACGCTCCGCCAGCGCTTCCCCGGCATCTCCCTCCAGGACTACATGCGGGCGATGTGGCGCGAGTTCGGGCAGTACCAGACGCCCGCGCTGGCGCCGCAGCGGCCGTACACGCTGGCCGACCTGCGCCGCGTCCTCGGCCAGGTGACGCACGACACGGCGTTCGCCAACGACTTCTTCCGCCGCTACGTCGAGGGGCACGAGGCGGTCGACTACGCGCGGCTCCTCGCGCAGGCGGGCTTCCTCGTCCGCAAGGCCCAGCCGGGGCGCCCGTGGCTCGGTGCCGGGCTGGACACGGACGAGGGTGCCGCCGTGGTCGTCCAGCCGTCGGTGGAAGGAGGATCGCTCTACCGCGCGGGGATCGACCGCGGCGACCGCATCCTGTCGGTGGACGGGGTCCCCACGCCCTCGGCCGACTCGCTGATCGTGGTGCTGCGCGGGAAGGCCGCGGGACAGACGGTGCGGATGGAGGTGGAGCAGCGCGGCGTGCGGCACGAAATGTCCGTCCCACTGGTGGAGAACCCGGCGGTCGAGGTGGTGACCTACGAGAAGGCGGGGATGACGGTGACCGACGCGATGCGCGCCTTCCGCCGCGACTGGCTCGGCTCGAAGGCAGGTGCGCGATGA